CGGGTCACGGCTGCCACCACCTCGCCGGTTGCGGGATTGACCTTCTCGAAGGTCTTGCCGCTCTTGGCCGCGACGAACTCGCCGTTGATGAAATTACGCCCCTCGAAGTTGATCTTGCCCGCGTGCGCGGCCCAGGCCGCGCGGTCGAGCTTCTTCACATCTTCCATCAGCATCGCTCGTGTTCCTCCGCCTCCTATCCCGGCCATTGCCGTGGAGTCCTGCGGTATCTTGGCGAAGGGTTTCGGGCCTGTCCAGATCGCGCTCGGTGGTTTTGAACAAACGTTCAACGGCGATCGACGGTGGCGGGTGCACCTGTAAGGGGTTTTCAGGTAGGATCGCCGCGCTTGGCAGGGGAACCACACGAGGCGGCAGCAGTTCAAACCGATGATGGCAGTATCCGCAGCAGACCACAGTGTTTTCGACGAATCCGGATCGATCGGGCTCCGGCGCGAGCCGGATTGGGCCTTGTTCCTCGATCTGGACGGCACCCTGTTCGAGCTGGCCCCCCGGCCGGAAGACGTGAAGGGCGACCCGGCGCTATGCGGGATGCTGACCGATCTCGCCGCATCGTTCGATGGCGCGCTGGCTGTCGTCAGCGGGCGCACGCTCGAGAGCATCGATACCTTGCTCGCGCCGTGTCGACTGCCTGCTGCTGGACTGCACGGGCTCGAGCGGCGCAATGTGCAGGGCGATCTCGAGGAGCTGCCGGTCGACTATGACGCGTTGGCTGCCGTGAAGGACGAGTTGCGCCGTTTCGCCGAGCGCCATCCCGGGGTGCTGCTGGAAGACAAGGGCAAGGCCATCGGCATGCATTACCGCCTGGTGCCGCATCTCGGCCTCGAAGTGCTGGATGCCGTGACCAGGGTGGTCGCACCGTTCACGTCATCGCTCGGGCTGCAGCCGGGCAAGATGGTGGTGGAGATCAAGCCGCGCGGTGCAAGCAAGGGCACCGCGATTTCCTGCTTCTTGGCCGAGCCGCCGTTCAAGGGCCGGCGGCCGCTGGTTGCGGGCGATGACATCACCGACGAAGATGCTTTCGCTCTGGCGCGCAGCTTTGGCGGTATTGCGCTGCGGGTCGGCGACCCGCAGCGGACACTGGCGGATGAACGCGTGCCCAGCGTCGCGGCATTCCGGGCGTGGCTTGCAAGCCTTATCGTTCCGCAGCCCGAGGGCAGAGCCCCAGCGCCTCCGGCAGCATCTGCCCAGGCAGCGTCTGCCCAGGCAGCGTCTGGTAAGGCAGTATCTGCCGAGGCTGCGTCTGCGCCGGCGGCGCGTCAGGGGGCGATCGCGATGGCGCCTGATGCGGCGGGCACGAAGGGCGGCACGGCCGGCTCCTGAGAGCGGCTGACCAGGGCGCGGGTGAAGTTCGCCCGCCACGTGTCGAGATCATTCTGCTTCAGCTTGTCCATCAGCGCCCGATGGCGCGCGATCCGCTCGCTGAGGCTCATATCGAGCGCCTGGCGAATGGCGCAGGACGTCGCTGCAGGATCATGGGGATTGACCAGCAGAGCCGCATCAAGCTCCTTGGCCGCACCGGCCATGGACGACAGCACCAGCACGCCTGGGTCGCGGGGATCCTGGCAGGCGACATATTCCTTGGCAACGAGGTTCATGCCGTCACGCAGCGGCGTCACCAGGCCCACATTGGCGGCACGGTAGAAGCCGAACAGGGTCGACTGGGCGAAGGACTTGCGCAGGTATTTGATCGGCACGCCATCGAGGCCGGCATATTGTCCGTTGAGGCGCCCGATCGCCTCTTCGACCGCCTTCTGCAGCCGACGATAGGCGGGAATCTGGTCGCGGGTGGGGGGCGCGATCTGGAGGAAGCTCACATCGTTGAGCCGCTCGGGGAAGCGCTTGAGGAAGTGGTCAATGGCCGCGATACGCTGCAGAATGCCCTTGGTGTAATCCAACCGGTCGACGCTGATCACCAGGGCGCGCCCGTCCAGGCTTTTGAGCAGGCTCTGGGTCTGGAGCATTCCGGCGGCCCGGGCTGCGTCGGCGGCAATCTTGCGCGCATCGATGCTGATGGGAAAGGCGGTGACCCGCAGCCGCGTTTTCCCGGCGCGCGATTCCTCGCCCATGAAATTGAGCTGCAAAACCCGGCGCAGGAATTCGCGCATGCACTGGGCATCATCATCGGTTTGGGTGCCGATCAGATCATAAGCCGCCAAGGCCTCCGCAATGTCGCTGTGCACGGGAAGGGCCGATATGATCTGCCAGGGCGGGAAGGGCGTGTGCAGGAAGAAACCGATGCGGTGGTGAGCGCCCATGGCCCGCAGATGGCTGCCGAGGGGGAACAGCTGGTAATCGTGGACCCAGATCACGTCATCGGGCCGCAACAGCCGCATCAGCTCCACGGCGAAGCGCTCGTTCACCCGCTGATATGCCTCGTAATCGGCCTGATGGAAATCCATGAGATCGGTGCGATAATGCAGGAGCGGCCACAATGCACCGTTGGAGAAGCCTGTATAGAACCTTTGAAACTCGTTGCGCTGGAGGTCGACGGTGGCGCGGATGATCGGCCCGTGCACCTCGCGCCGCGGCGGGCCGGGCTCGCCGTCGACTGTGTCGCCGCTCCAGCCGAACCAGATGCCGCCCTGATCCTCCAATGCCGATTTGAGCGCTGTCGCTAGTCCTCCGGTATTCGCCTCATTCTGACCAAATCGTGCAACGCGGTTGGAGACGACAATGAGACGAGGCATCTGCTTTGTTCCGTTATTCTCGTGTAGTGGGCGGAGAGCTGACGCGTAAACGGCTTTTCGATCAGAAAGTTCCATACTCCTTAGCAAACATTTACCGGGACCACTCTTCTTTTGCGATGCAGCATAAATAATCCGTAACCTAGACGCAAGACCCCCGCTGGCCGCCGAGACGCCTCGTTTTGGACTTGGTTTGGCCACCGACCATCTTTGGGGGAATCATGGGGACTGCGCAAACACTAAAAAGTTGTATTACGGGGATATTCACCGTATAAAGGTTGTGGTTGCGCCGTCTCAACGGTGCAGCGGCCTGGATCTGGTCCATTGCCGCCAAGCATCTCCGCCCCTCCCGGCTCCGCCGATGGTGCGGAGAGGGGTCGGGTGCCGCGCTTCTCTCTCCCCACTGGCGTCTGATTGTACTTGCAGCGCCCCTCGAACCGGCACCCGACCCCGTTCACGGGATTTCCACAAGAACCACCCATCCCATGGGAGCTGCTCCGGCGAAGGGACTTGTCAACAGAACAAAAATGAAACAAAATGCGTACACTTGCGGGGTGCACGCGGTTCCGTTGCGCGGCACAGACGCATGTGAAATAAGGAGCGCCAGATGTCGAGACCAGAATTACGGGTGATCGAGAGCGGGGCGATGGACAAGCAAAAGGCGCTCGAAGCGGCCCTCGGACAGATCGAGCGGCATTTCGGCAAGGGCTCCGTCATGAAGCTCGGGCAGGGCGACAAGGCGGTGGAGACCGAAGCCGTCTCGACCGGCTCGCTGGGGCTCGACATCGCGCTCGGCATCGGCGGCCTGCCGCGGGGCCGGGTGATCGAGATCTTCGGACCGGAATCGTCGGGCAAGACCACGCTCGCGCTTCACACGGTCGCCGAGGCGCAGAAGCGCGGCGGCATTTGTGCGTTCATCGACGCCGAGCATGCGCTTGATCCGGTCTATGCGCGCAAGCTGGGGGTCAATCTCGACGAGTTGCTGATTTCGCAGCCGGATACGGGCGAGCAGGCGCTGGAGATCGCCGATACGCTGGTGCGCTCGGGCGCCATCGAGGTCCTGGTCATCGATTCGGTCGCCGCGCTCACGCCCAAGGCCGAGCTCGACGGCGAAATGGGCGAAAGCCTGCCCGGTCTGCAGGCACGTCTGATGAGTCAGGCGCTGCGCAAGCTCACGGGCTCGATTTCCAAGTCCAATTGCATGGTGATCTTCATCAATCAGATTCGGATGAAGATCGGCGTCATGTTCGGCAATCCCGAGACCACCACGGGCGGCAACGCGCTCAAGTTCTACGCCTCGGTGCGTCTGGATATCCGCCGGATCGGCGCGATCAAAGACCGGGACAGCGTGGTGGGGAACCAGACTCGGGTAAAGGTGGTCAAGAACAAGGTGGCGCCGCCGTTCAAGCAGGTGGAGTTCGACATCATGTATGGCGAGGGCATTTCCAAGACGGGCGAATTGCTCGATCTCGGTGTCACCGCCGGCATCATCGAGAAGTCCGGCTCCTGGTTCTCCTATAATTCGGAGCGAATCGGGCAGGGGCGGGAGAACGCCAAGAGTTTTCTAAAGGCCAACCCGGACATTGCGGCGCAGATCGAGCAGGCAATCCGGAGCAATGCGGGGCTGGTGGCGAGCTCGCTCTTGCGGGGCGAGGAGAGCGACGCGGTCGATCTCGATTGAGCAGCCCGCCCGGGCTTGGGGCTGTTGCCGATCACGCCGGTCCAAGCGGCGGGATGATGCTCGTGAGGTCGGGTGCTGCCGTGCGGGCGCCCCCGATCGTGGTTGTGTTTCGGTCGTTGGTTGCTCATGTCACGACCGCCGGTCTTTTCGGGCCGACCGGCGTCGGGCGGATGCTGATCGGCTCCGGACGGTTCGGCTCGATCTCTTGCGACATGCCGATGGTTGACCCGCCCGCCCCTTATTGCGGATCTCCCTGTGCTGGGGCCGCCAGACCGTGGGCGGGATTGGGCAGCTTTCAAGGCTTCGAGCCTGCAAATTTACGCCGCCTTAACCTTGCCGAACATATATAGAACGCGTATAAGGGTTTCGTCTTTGTTCTCTTTCGAGTCGGCGGCCGTTTTCAAATCGTTCGCCGCTCGCCAGCCGGGATTGGCCTGATATGCTGACGCGCAAGCAACACGAGCTTCTGATGTTCATTCACGAGCGCCTCAAGGAAGCTGGTGTGCCGCCTTCGTTCGAGGAGATGAAGGAGGCGCTGGACCTGCGGTCCAAATCCGGCATTCACCGCCTGATCACCGCTCTGGAAGAGCGGGGCTTCATTCGCCGTTTGCCGCACCGGGCACGGGCGCTCGAAGTTGTCCGGCTGCCTGATAGCCATGCGGGCAGCCTGGGTTCGTCTGCACCCAAGCGCTTCAGCCCCAATGTGATCGAAGGATCTCTGGGGAAGGTGCGCCCCACGGCGGGCGGCGACAAGGACTCGCTGACCCCGGCCATCGTTCCGGTCATGGGGCGCATCGCGGCCGGCGTGCCGGTCGATGCGATTCAGGATCATACCCACAACATCGCCGTGCCGCCCGATCTCTTGGGAAGCGGCGAGCATTTCGCCTTAGAAGTCAGAGGCGATTCCATGGTCGATGCGGGTATACTGGAGGGTGACACGGTTCTTATCCGGCGCGCCGATCACGCCAATAACGGCGAGATCGTGGTTGCTCTGGTGGACCGGGAGGAGGCGACCCTCAAGCGGCTTCGGCGCAAGGGCGATTCCATCGCTCTGGAAGCCGCGAACCCGGCCTATGAGACCCGCATTTTCGGCCCCGACCGGGTGCGTATCCAGGGCAAGCTCGTCGCGCTGATCCGGCGGTATTAGGGCTGGGGATTGCCGCATTATGAGCTTTGGGGCGTGCGATGCCTTGTGCTCAAGGGAGGTAGCGAGATACCGCTGGCTTTCCGTCATGGCCTCTGTGTGGACTGCCGCGCGCGGCAGTGACGCAAGTTGCTGGTGTCGTTGGAAAAAAGGTCATGGCTTGGCTCCGCTGGGCCGTCAGGGCCAAAGCAGACACTGATGCGGGCTGCCGAGCAGCCTTCACAGTCCGCCCGTCGTATTCAACTCCCCGAGCGCAATCGAGAGGTGTGAGTCCGGCTCCATTAGGGAAGGGGCGCGGGGCCATCCCCACGCTCCTCAATTCGACGGGGCGTGGTCATTGGGGTGATCACCAGGCAAGGCCAACGATCTGCGCCAGGGAACCGGAGATCCACGAGGGGAACGCGGACACTGGTTTTCGGAGAAGGACTACGCCCAACGCGGGATTCGCAGGATTGGAGCGGGATGGCGGTTCAACGAACCATCATCCCGTTCTAGAGCTGTTCCGCTTTTCTTTGAATCGCGGAACCGCTTCAGGTTCTTGCTTGGTCGCATTTTCTTCACGCGAACCGGCATCCCCTTCGCTCGAGAATGCTTTGGGAATTGATCCCGGAGGGGAACAGGCAATTTGGGGAACGCGGGTCGCGAGCGCACCACGCGGGGTCACGCCGCCAATCGAGGCTCAGGCGAGAACCAGGAGATCCGACGTTCCCTCGGCGGCGTGAGCGGAATGAAATTCGCCATGGGTCTCCTCGCGGAGGTCACTCTCGTCGTTCTGCTTGGGCGTGCGGACGCGGCTTGCAAGGGCCATCGCCGAACAAGGGCGGCCGATGGCGTGAAGGCCGTCGCAAATCTTCTTAAGCAGGGCGGGATTGATCGGCAATTCGAGATGGGGATGATAGACAGGCATCCGCTCGGTGCTTTCATGTGCCGTCGCAGGCTGGGCGGGCAGGT
Above is a window of Rhodoligotrophos defluvii DNA encoding:
- the otsB gene encoding trehalose-phosphatase; its protein translation is MMAVSAADHSVFDESGSIGLRREPDWALFLDLDGTLFELAPRPEDVKGDPALCGMLTDLAASFDGALAVVSGRTLESIDTLLAPCRLPAAGLHGLERRNVQGDLEELPVDYDALAAVKDELRRFAERHPGVLLEDKGKAIGMHYRLVPHLGLEVLDAVTRVVAPFTSSLGLQPGKMVVEIKPRGASKGTAISCFLAEPPFKGRRPLVAGDDITDEDAFALARSFGGIALRVGDPQRTLADERVPSVAAFRAWLASLIVPQPEGRAPAPPAASAQAASAQAASGKAVSAEAASAPAARQGAIAMAPDAAGTKGGTAGS
- a CDS encoding alpha,alpha-trehalose-phosphate synthase (UDP-forming), coding for MPRLIVVSNRVARFGQNEANTGGLATALKSALEDQGGIWFGWSGDTVDGEPGPPRREVHGPIIRATVDLQRNEFQRFYTGFSNGALWPLLHYRTDLMDFHQADYEAYQRVNERFAVELMRLLRPDDVIWVHDYQLFPLGSHLRAMGAHHRIGFFLHTPFPPWQIISALPVHSDIAEALAAYDLIGTQTDDDAQCMREFLRRVLQLNFMGEESRAGKTRLRVTAFPISIDARKIAADAARAAGMLQTQSLLKSLDGRALVISVDRLDYTKGILQRIAAIDHFLKRFPERLNDVSFLQIAPPTRDQIPAYRRLQKAVEEAIGRLNGQYAGLDGVPIKYLRKSFAQSTLFGFYRAANVGLVTPLRDGMNLVAKEYVACQDPRDPGVLVLSSMAGAAKELDAALLVNPHDPAATSCAIRQALDMSLSERIARHRALMDKLKQNDLDTWRANFTRALVSRSQEPAVPPFVPAASGAIAIAP
- the recA gene encoding recombinase RecA — encoded protein: MSRPELRVIESGAMDKQKALEAALGQIERHFGKGSVMKLGQGDKAVETEAVSTGSLGLDIALGIGGLPRGRVIEIFGPESSGKTTLALHTVAEAQKRGGICAFIDAEHALDPVYARKLGVNLDELLISQPDTGEQALEIADTLVRSGAIEVLVIDSVAALTPKAELDGEMGESLPGLQARLMSQALRKLTGSISKSNCMVIFINQIRMKIGVMFGNPETTTGGNALKFYASVRLDIRRIGAIKDRDSVVGNQTRVKVVKNKVAPPFKQVEFDIMYGEGISKTGELLDLGVTAGIIEKSGSWFSYNSERIGQGRENAKSFLKANPDIAAQIEQAIRSNAGLVASSLLRGEESDAVDLD
- the lexA gene encoding transcriptional repressor LexA codes for the protein MLTRKQHELLMFIHERLKEAGVPPSFEEMKEALDLRSKSGIHRLITALEERGFIRRLPHRARALEVVRLPDSHAGSLGSSAPKRFSPNVIEGSLGKVRPTAGGDKDSLTPAIVPVMGRIAAGVPVDAIQDHTHNIAVPPDLLGSGEHFALEVRGDSMVDAGILEGDTVLIRRADHANNGEIVVALVDREEATLKRLRRKGDSIALEAANPAYETRIFGPDRVRIQGKLVALIRRY